Proteins from a single region of Gordonia hongkongensis:
- a CDS encoding HpcH/HpaI aldolase/citrate lyase family protein — protein MYDDNPTYDAESTDIGSRIDPVLARSWLLVNGSHYAKFEPASRSRADIVVLDIEDAVAPKDKVSARDNVVRWLGPKDGTAGPGAGDWVRVNGFGTPWWADDLEALSQTAVGGVMLAMVESVDHVTETAKRLPGLPIVALVETARGLERISEIAATKGTFRLAFGIGDFRRDTGFGENPQTLAYARSRFTIAAKAAHLPSAIDGPTVGSSALKLSEATAVSAEFGMTGKICLTPGQCAQVNEGLSPSQDEITWAREFFAEFERDGGEIRNGSDLPRIARATKILDLARSYGITESDYDDDPVHAPAPSDTHHF, from the coding sequence ATGTACGACGACAACCCCACCTACGACGCCGAGTCGACCGACATCGGTTCGCGCATCGACCCGGTGCTGGCCCGGAGCTGGCTGCTGGTCAACGGCTCCCACTACGCCAAGTTCGAGCCGGCCTCGCGTTCGCGCGCCGACATCGTCGTGCTGGACATCGAGGACGCGGTGGCTCCCAAGGACAAGGTCTCCGCGCGCGACAACGTCGTCCGCTGGCTCGGGCCGAAGGACGGCACCGCCGGTCCCGGCGCCGGAGACTGGGTTCGCGTGAACGGATTCGGCACACCGTGGTGGGCCGATGATCTCGAGGCGCTGTCGCAGACCGCCGTCGGCGGGGTGATGCTGGCGATGGTCGAGTCCGTCGACCACGTCACCGAGACCGCCAAGCGACTGCCCGGCCTGCCGATCGTCGCGCTCGTGGAGACCGCGCGCGGACTGGAACGCATCAGTGAGATCGCAGCCACCAAGGGCACGTTCCGTCTCGCGTTCGGTATCGGGGATTTCCGCCGCGACACCGGCTTCGGCGAGAACCCGCAGACCCTGGCCTATGCCCGTTCGCGTTTCACGATCGCCGCGAAGGCCGCCCACCTGCCCAGCGCCATCGACGGCCCGACGGTCGGTTCCAGCGCGCTCAAGCTCAGTGAGGCGACCGCGGTCAGTGCCGAGTTCGGCATGACCGGCAAGATCTGCCTCACCCCGGGCCAGTGCGCGCAGGTCAACGAAGGACTGTCCCCCTCTCAGGACGAGATCACCTGGGCGCGCGAGTTCTTCGCCGAGTTCGAGCGCGACGGCGGCGAGATCCGCAACGGCTCCGACCTGCCGCGGATCGCGCGGGCGACCAAGATCCTCGACCTGGCGCGGTCGTACGGCATCACCGAGTCCGACTACGACGACGACCCGGTGCACGCCCCCGCACCATCGGACACCCACCACTTCTGA